A single window of Vigna unguiculata cultivar IT97K-499-35 chromosome 1, ASM411807v1, whole genome shotgun sequence DNA harbors:
- the LOC114181751 gene encoding glutathione hydrolase 1-like — MPTFAGVLLWHVIALVAVVNLGYASNLDAKKVNAEVIYARNGAVATDDRRCSRIGKDILREGGHAADAAVAAALCLGVVSPASSGLGGGAFMLLRQANGVSKAFDMRETAPALASKNMYGGNTTLKAKGGLSVAVPGELAGLHEAWKQYGKLPWIRLVNPAEKLARGFQISAYLHMQMKATESDILQDKGLRSIFAPNGKLLNIGDTCYNKKLADTLRAISVFGPKAFYDGLIGRNLVKDVQNAGGILSTKDLKNYTVKQKKPLSTNVLGLNLLAMPPPSGGPPMILLLNILDQYKLPSGISGALGVHREIEALKHVFAVRMNLGDPDFVNITGVVSDMLSRWFAKEMKNDINDNKTFDSSHYGGKWNQIHDHGTSHLCVIDLERNAISMTTTVNAYFGSKILSPSTGIVLNNEMDDFSMPINVSKDVPPPAPANFIVPGKRPLSSMTPTIALKNGKLKAVVGASGGAFIIGGTSEVLLNHFGKGLDPFSSVTAPRVYHQLIPNVVNYENWTTVSGDHFELSADIRKVLISKGHVLKGLAGGTICQFIVIDDFVSSRKSKENGNGRLVAVSDPRKGGLPAGF; from the exons ATGCCAACTTTTGCAGGTGTGTTGTTATGGCATGTCATCGCCTTGGTTGCTGTGGTGAATTTGGGGTATGCTTCAAACCTTGATGCCAAAAAAGTTAACGCAGAGGTGATCTATGCCCGCAATGGAGCTGTTGCCACTGATGATCGTCGATGTTCAAGGATTGGGAAGGATATTCTCAGAGAAGGAGGACATGCTGCGGATGCTGCGGTGGCCGCCGCCCTTTGTTTGGGGGTTGTGAGTCCTGCCTCCAGTGGCCTCGGCGGTGGAGCCTTTATGCTTCTCAGGCAGGCTAATGGGGTGTCCAAGGCCTTTGATATGAGAGAAACTGCCCCTGCTCTTGCTTCTAAG AATATGTATGGTGGAAATACTACTTTGAAGGCCAAAGGTGGTCTCTCTGTAGCAGTTCCTGGAGAACTTGCTGGGCTTCACGAGGCGTGGAAACAGTATGGGAAACTTCCATGGATAAGGCTTGTAAATCCAGCTGAGAAACTAGCGCGTGGGTTTCAAATATCAGCATACCTGCACATGCAGATGAAGGCAACAGAGTCAGATATATTGCAAGACAAGGGTCTTCGTAGCATATTTGCACCAAATGGAAAACTCTTGAACATAGGTGACACATGCTACAATAAGAAGCTAGCCGACACTCTCAGAGCGATATCTGTGTTTGGTCCAAAAGCCTTCTATGATGGATTGATTGGTCGTAATTTAGTTAAGGATGTTCAGAATGCTGGAGGGATATTGAGCACGAAAGACCTCAAAAATTACACTGTTAAACAGAAGAAACCTTTATCTACTAATGTTCTTGGACTAAATCTTCTTGCCATGCCTCCCCCTTCAGGTGGACCTCCAATGATACTC CTGCTGAACATTCTAGATCAATATAAACTCCCTTCTGGCATTTCTGGTGCCCTAGGGGTCCATCGTGAAATTGAAGCTCTGAAACATGTATTTGCCGTGAGAATGAATCTTGGTGATCctgattttgtaaatattacTGGGGTTGTTTCTGATATGCTTTCTCGTTGGTTTGCTAAAGAGATGAAAAATGACATCAATGATAATAAGACTTTTGACTCCAGTCATTACGGTGGCAA GTGGAATCAAATTCATGATCATGGTACAAGTCATTTATGTGTAATAGATCTTGAGAGAAATGCCATTTCCATGACTACTACTGTAAATGCATATTTTGGTTCAAAGATCCTTTCACCAAGTACTGGAATAGTACTGAACAATGAGATGGATGATTTTTCCATGCCTATAAATGTTTCCAAGGATGTTCCACCGCCAGCTCCGGCCAATTTCATCGTGCCAGGAAAGCGGCCACTATCATCCATGACACCAACTATTGCCCTCAAG AATGGGAAGCTAAAAGCTGTAGTAGGTGCAAGTGGAGGTGCTTTCATTATTGGTGGAACTTCAGAGGTTCTTTTGAATCACTTCGGTAAAGGACTCGATCCTTTTTCTTCTGTAACGGCTCCAAGGGTCTATCATCAG CTAATTCCTAACGTGGTTAACTATGAGAATTGGACAACTGTGAGCGGTGACCACTTTGAACTTAGCGCTGATATCAGGAAAGTCCTTATAAGTAAGGGTCATGTCCTAAAGGGCCTTGCCGGTGGGACTATTTGCCAATTTATTGTTATAGACGATTTTGTGTCATCAAGAAAAAGTAAAGAGAATGGAAATGGAAGGCTTGTGGCAGTGAGTGATCCAAGAAAGGGTGGTCTTCCTGCAGGCTTTTGA